The Haloarchaeobius amylolyticus genome window below encodes:
- a CDS encoding aminotransferase class I/II-fold pyridoxal phosphate-dependent enzyme: protein MDIEPFGLERWFGQYEHGADIMLAESGIRPLEPSRFDTDPGTLNYVIPTDGDPEFRAEVGERYGRGADEVCFTCGTQEANLLVFLSLLDEGDHAVVVTPTYQALRSVPEAVGEVSTVSLEPPEWELDVDAVADAMREETRLVVLNNPNNPTGRYHDEARVRELYDLAAEHEAYLLCDEVYRLLAEDPLPPVASMGEWGISTTSLTKAYGLAGLRFGWIAGPEDVVQQAVEWKDYTTISPPIFGQHVARQALGEQEAEILAENRELAQTNRDIVREFVVEHDLDWYDPVGVNGFVSVPEGFADAREFCVAVVEEESVVLAPGDLFGFDGYWRLGFGLPTDELEEGLDRVSRVIEHGGD from the coding sequence ATGGACATCGAGCCCTTCGGCCTCGAACGGTGGTTCGGGCAGTACGAACACGGCGCCGACATCATGCTCGCCGAATCCGGCATCCGCCCGCTCGAGCCCTCGCGCTTCGACACGGACCCGGGGACGCTGAACTACGTCATCCCGACCGACGGCGACCCCGAGTTCCGGGCCGAGGTCGGGGAGCGGTACGGCCGCGGTGCCGACGAGGTGTGTTTCACCTGCGGGACACAGGAGGCGAACCTGCTCGTCTTCCTCTCGCTGCTGGACGAGGGCGACCACGCGGTCGTCGTCACACCGACCTACCAGGCGCTCCGGTCGGTGCCCGAGGCCGTCGGCGAGGTCAGCACCGTCTCGCTGGAGCCCCCCGAATGGGAACTCGACGTGGACGCGGTCGCCGACGCGATGCGCGAGGAGACGAGGCTCGTCGTGTTGAACAACCCGAACAACCCGACCGGGCGGTACCACGACGAGGCCAGGGTCAGGGAGCTGTACGACCTCGCGGCCGAACACGAGGCCTACCTGCTCTGCGACGAGGTGTACCGGCTGCTCGCCGAGGACCCGCTTCCGCCGGTGGCCAGCATGGGCGAGTGGGGCATCTCGACGACCAGCCTGACGAAGGCGTACGGACTGGCAGGGCTGCGATTCGGGTGGATCGCCGGCCCCGAGGACGTGGTCCAGCAGGCCGTCGAGTGGAAGGATTACACCACCATCTCGCCACCCATCTTCGGCCAGCACGTCGCCCGGCAGGCCCTCGGCGAGCAGGAAGCGGAGATACTGGCGGAGAACCGCGAACTGGCGCAGACGAACCGCGACATCGTCCGCGAGTTCGTGGTGGAACACGACCTCGACTGGTACGACCCGGTGGGGGTGAACGGGTTCGTCTCCGTGCCCGAGGGGTTCGCGGACGCCCGGGAGTTCTGTGTCGCCGTCGTCGAGGAGGAGAGCGTCGTGCTCGCGCCGGGCGACCTGTTCGGATTCGACGGGTACTGGCGGCTCGGGTTCGGGCTACCGACCGACGAACTGGAAGAGGGACTCGACCGCGTGAGCCGGGTCATCGAGCACGGCGGCGACTGA
- a CDS encoding MFS transporter, producing the protein MTDVRPLVRRFYLYYLTNSYGLYLPVSVLYLLEVRQFGLAEIGAIKAVFSFALVAAEIPTGYLGDRIGRRASLALGNGLSALSLVAYVFVDTPVEYMLLNVVWATGWAFRSGTVDAWLYELLASRGAADDFARYRGRASTVLLVVSAGTALLSGVLATVDWTIPFFANAALAASGIPLLLTLPATADAAVEADSADADEAPEDAPENAPDDELFTVRDAVWTLRLQLGRPSVRWFLVYAALFAGLFGLTRSFEQPAAAAVGVPLPAFGALYAAFKLVSAGVAASTGWFEDHLGVAGVFLLVAPVVGVFYAGALVLPVLVVPVLFLNRAVHTILQPVRNQYLNDRLTDVGRATVLSGASMALSLASGLAKLGGGAVAEGTGAVRTIALAGVVVALGAGVLWVAVSPVRSASGAGSVGEKRPSVAD; encoded by the coding sequence ATGACCGACGTTCGCCCGCTCGTTCGACGGTTCTACCTCTACTACCTCACGAACTCCTACGGGCTCTACCTCCCGGTCAGCGTGCTCTACCTGCTGGAGGTCCGCCAGTTCGGGCTGGCCGAGATCGGGGCCATCAAGGCCGTCTTCTCGTTCGCCCTCGTCGCCGCCGAGATACCCACGGGCTACCTCGGCGACCGCATCGGCCGCCGGGCCAGTCTCGCGCTCGGGAACGGCCTCTCCGCGCTCTCGCTGGTCGCGTACGTCTTCGTCGACACGCCGGTCGAGTACATGCTGCTCAACGTGGTCTGGGCGACCGGCTGGGCCTTCCGGTCCGGCACGGTCGACGCGTGGCTGTACGAACTCCTCGCGAGTCGCGGCGCCGCGGACGACTTCGCCCGCTACCGCGGCCGGGCCAGCACCGTGTTGCTCGTGGTCTCCGCGGGCACGGCCCTCCTCTCGGGCGTGCTGGCCACGGTCGACTGGACCATCCCGTTCTTCGCGAACGCCGCGCTGGCGGCGTCGGGAATCCCGCTGCTGCTGACGCTCCCGGCGACCGCGGACGCGGCGGTCGAGGCGGATTCGGCGGACGCGGACGAGGCGCCCGAGGACGCCCCCGAGAACGCGCCCGACGACGAGCTGTTCACGGTCCGGGACGCCGTCTGGACCCTGCGACTCCAGCTCGGTCGCCCCTCGGTCCGGTGGTTCCTCGTCTACGCCGCGCTGTTCGCCGGCCTGTTCGGGCTGACGCGCTCGTTCGAGCAGCCCGCCGCCGCGGCCGTCGGCGTCCCCCTCCCGGCCTTCGGCGCGCTGTACGCCGCGTTCAAGCTCGTCTCCGCGGGTGTGGCCGCCTCGACCGGGTGGTTCGAGGACCACCTCGGCGTCGCCGGGGTCTTCCTCCTCGTCGCACCCGTCGTCGGCGTGTTCTACGCCGGCGCGCTGGTCCTGCCCGTGCTGGTCGTCCCGGTGCTGTTCCTGAACCGGGCGGTCCACACCATCCTCCAGCCGGTCCGGAACCAGTACCTCAACGACCGGCTCACGGACGTGGGCCGGGCGACGGTTCTCTCGGGCGCCTCGATGGCGCTCTCGCTCGCCTCCGGGCTGGCCAAGCTCGGCGGTGGCGCCGTCGCCGAGGGCACCGGTGCGGTCCGGACCATCGCCCTCGCCGGCGTCGTGGTCGCCCTCGGCGCAGGGGTGCTGTGGGTGGCGGTCTCGCCGGTCCGGTCGGCCTCGGGCGCCGGGAGCGTCGGGGAGAAACGGCCGTCGGTGGCGGACTGA
- a CDS encoding NADPH-dependent FMN reductase, whose protein sequence is MSADPHVLAICGSLREHSKTRTALREALDAAAESGATTELLDLREYDLPPVNADDMAAGDADALRERVAAADAVLLGTPNYHGSYAAPLKNALDYCKRDQFGGTTVGLLEVAGGSYPKPALAHLRGVARTLNAWTLPHEVGIPDSHETVGRDGITDPAIERRVRELGEQLVEYAGVDRYPEMAEERGDQPAEATGRA, encoded by the coding sequence ATGTCCGCCGACCCACACGTCCTCGCCATCTGTGGCAGTCTCCGCGAGCACAGCAAGACCAGAACCGCCCTCCGCGAGGCCCTCGACGCGGCGGCCGAATCCGGCGCAACGACCGAACTTCTCGACCTCCGCGAGTACGACCTGCCGCCGGTGAACGCCGACGACATGGCCGCCGGCGACGCCGACGCCCTGCGCGAGCGTGTCGCCGCGGCCGACGCGGTCCTCCTCGGGACGCCGAACTACCACGGTTCCTACGCCGCCCCGCTGAAGAACGCGCTCGATTACTGCAAGCGCGACCAGTTCGGCGGGACGACCGTCGGCCTGCTGGAGGTCGCCGGCGGAAGCTACCCGAAGCCCGCACTGGCGCACCTCCGCGGGGTCGCCCGGACCCTGAACGCCTGGACGCTCCCCCACGAGGTCGGCATCCCGGATTCCCACGAGACGGTCGGCCGGGACGGCATCACCGACCCGGCTATCGAGCGCCGGGTCCGGGAACTCGGCGAGCAACTCGTCGAGTACGCCGGCGTCGACCGCTATCCCGAGATGGCCGAAGAGCGCGGCGACCAGCCGGCGGAGGCCACGGGGCGAGCCTGA